The following proteins are co-located in the Planococcus plakortidis genome:
- a CDS encoding energy-coupling factor ABC transporter ATP-binding protein — protein MDILLKQVGYSYAKDTPFEKRALTDVTLHIPSGSYTAIIGHTGSGKSTVLQHLNALLQPTEGSVLIGERKIEAGTKAKNLRDVRKKVGIVFQFPEQQLFDETVLKDIMFGPLNFGVPEEEARRRAIALVDQLGLPDNVLEKSPFDLSGGQMRRVAIAGVLAMEPDVLVLDEPTAGLDPRGRREIMDLFYRLHQEKGLTTVLVTHSMEDAARYADTVAIMHSGKCVATGEVREVFANEEQLGDYRLEPPRTVRMQREFEEKTGLTLDELALTEEALAQSIAQALQEGREPK, from the coding sequence ATGGACATATTACTCAAGCAAGTAGGATACAGCTACGCCAAAGATACCCCTTTTGAAAAACGGGCATTAACGGACGTGACCCTGCACATACCGTCCGGCTCTTACACAGCGATCATCGGGCATACAGGTTCGGGGAAATCGACCGTACTCCAGCATTTGAATGCCTTATTGCAGCCGACTGAAGGCAGTGTGCTGATCGGCGAACGGAAAATCGAGGCAGGGACGAAAGCGAAAAACTTGCGCGATGTGCGGAAAAAAGTCGGCATCGTCTTCCAGTTTCCGGAACAACAGCTATTTGATGAAACGGTCCTGAAAGATATCATGTTCGGCCCGCTGAACTTCGGCGTGCCGGAAGAAGAAGCACGCAGACGGGCCATTGCTTTGGTCGATCAGCTCGGGCTTCCGGATAACGTGCTCGAGAAATCGCCGTTTGACTTATCCGGCGGACAGATGCGCCGCGTCGCCATTGCAGGAGTCTTGGCGATGGAGCCGGATGTACTCGTGCTGGATGAACCTACGGCCGGGCTCGACCCGCGCGGACGCCGGGAAATCATGGACTTGTTTTATCGGCTCCATCAAGAAAAGGGCTTAACGACTGTACTTGTGACACATAGCATGGAAGATGCGGCGCGGTATGCGGATACAGTGGCGATCATGCACAGCGGAAAATGCGTCGCGACCGGAGAGGTGCGTGAAGTCTTTGCCAATGAAGAACAGCTCGGCGATTACCGGCTGGAGCCGCCGCGCACCGTGCGCATGCAGCGGGAGTTTGAAGAAAAAACCGGCTTAACGCTCGATGAACTTGCGCTGACCGAAGAAGCGCTTGCGCAATCCATTGCGCAAGCACTCCAGGAAGGGCGTGAGCC